The following proteins are co-located in the Solanum pennellii chromosome 8, SPENNV200 genome:
- the LOC107027027 gene encoding protein AE7: MVSELINANPVVYKKKERRDRGARTVLDEYAAEPIDQLEIFDHIRDIKDPEHPYSLEELKVITEDAIDIDDQRSYVRVTFTPTVEHCSMATVIGLCLRVKLMRSLPSRYKVDIRVAPGSHATETAVNKQLNDKERVAAALENPNLVDMVDECLAPSYA; this comes from the exons ATGGTTTCTGAATTAATAAATGCCAACCCCGTCGTGTATAAAAAGAAGGAGCGGCGAGATAGAGGTGCCAGAACTGTTCTGGATGAATATGCAGCTGAACCTATCGACCAGCTAGAAATTTTTG ACCATATTAGAGATATAAAAGATCCAGAGCATCCCTATTCTCTGGAAGAGCTGAAAGTTATAACAGAAGATGCGATTGACATAGATGACCAGCGAAGCTATGTAAG GGTCACATTCACGCCTACCGTGGAACATTGCAGCATGGCGACTGTTATTGGATTATGCTTGCGTGTGAAGCTTATGCGAAGTTTGCCTTCCCGTTATAAG GTCGATATTAGAGTAGCACCGGGGAGTCATGCTACGGAAACTGCAG TAAATAAGCAGTTGAATGATAAAGAACGCGTAGCTGCAGCATTGGAGAACCCTAACCTCGTCGACATGGTTGACGAATGCCTCGCTCCATCGTATGCATGA